The genomic region ATCCAGTGGTACGCCGAATCCGACCCGGACTACCGGCACGCAAGTCTGGACGTCTTCCTCGACCCGGCGGTACGCGGCGCGGGGCTCGGTGTGGACGCCATCCGCACCCTGGCCCGCCACCTGATCGACGAGTACGGCCACCACCGGTTCACCATCGACCCGGCGGCGGCGAACAGCGCCGCGATCCGCGCGTACGCGAAGGTCGGTTTCCGTCCGGTGGGCATCATGCGGAAGTACGAGCGCGGCGCGGACGGCCGTTGGCACGACGCCCTCCTGATGGACCTGCTCGCCGACGACCTCGTGGACTGACCGGGCGCCTCAACCGTCCCAGCGCAGGTGCC from Micromonospora profundi harbors:
- a CDS encoding GNAT family N-acetyltransferase; its protein translation is MLRGRAVTLRPVTDDDVPALAAVRADPEVRRWWRGGDDLADSVRADLADDQLTLYAIEHDGRVIGAIQWYAESDPDYRHASLDVFLDPAVRGAGLGVDAIRTLARHLIDEYGHHRFTIDPAAANSAAIRAYAKVGFRPVGIMRKYERGADGRWHDALLMDLLADDLVD